Genomic DNA from Macadamia integrifolia cultivar HAES 741 chromosome 6, SCU_Mint_v3, whole genome shotgun sequence:
GGAGAAAATGGAGGAACATGGCTGTTCACCCAACACATTTACTTATAATTCACTTGTTAGAGGGCTTTGTATCCAAGGTAATCTGCAACAAAGTTTGCAGCTTTTGGATAAACTAATGCACAAGGGGCTGGTCCCAAATGTATTTACTTACTCATTCTTGCTTGAAGCTGCTTACAGGGAGAGAGGGGTAGATGAAGCAATGAGACTGTTGGATGAGATAATTGCTAAAGGTGGAAAGCCTAATTTGGTTAGTTACAATGTTCTGTTAACTGGATTATGCAAGGAAGGTAGAACTGAAGAAGCGATTAAGTTCTTCAGGGGTTTACCATTGAAGGGGTTTAGGCCAAATGTTGTGAGTTACAACATTTTATTGAGGAATTTGTGCTTTGACAGGACGTGGGAGGAGGCAAATGAGCTTCTGGCAGAGATGGACGGAGGGGACCGCACCCCATCTGTAGTTACATACAACATCTTTATTAGTTCACTTGCTGAACAGGGTCAAACTGATCGTGCTCTTGAGGtcctgaaggagatgatgaggTGTGGATTTAAGCCAAATTGTGCAAGCTACAACCCAATAATTGCTCAATTCTGTAAGGAGGGGAGGATAGATCTTGTGATTAAGTGTCTAGACCAAATGATGTATCGGCACTGTAATCCTAATGATGGAAGCTACAACGCTCTTGCTGTGCTCTGCAGGGAGGGAAAGGTGCAGGAAGCTTTCTCTATTATCCAAAGCTTGGGTAATAAAACAAACTCTTCCATGCATGACTTCTATAGAAATGTCATATCAAGCTTGTGTAGGAAGGGAAACACTACGGCAGCATTTCAGCTCTTATATGAGATGACAAAGAATGGATTTACTCCTGATTTCTATACCAACTCATCCCTGATCAGAGGCCTGTGTATGGAGGGGATGCTAGCTGAGGCAATTGAAATTTTTGCAGTAATGGAAGAGAATGATTTTAGACCAGCTATTGACAATTACAATGCCCTTATACTTGGCTTATGCAAGGCCAGAAGGACAGATCTTTCACTAGGAGTCTTTGAGATGATGATTGAGAAGGGTGACATGCCTAATGAGACAACTTATACTATCGTAGTGGAAGGGATTGCCcatgaagaagaaatgaagttggCCGCAGAGGTTCTGAGGGAGTTGTATCATAGACGTGTTCTGAGTCTAAATACTGTGGAAAGGCTTGTGATGCAATATGATCTGGAATTGTCAACTCTTTAACTCAGATCTGGGGAATAAAAAAGTGGAAATCTTTACCTTATAGTAAACCAGAGAAGACCACAAAATTTGATCAATACAAAAATGGTTGAAGCAATAGATTCTGATAGATAGATGAAGATAAGCATGAATTCTATTGAGTGATGCATGGTGAATTTGGGTTTTAAGCTTGATACTGGTCTCAAGATTGTTTGAAGGCGGGAAAACAAAAGATTCAAGCTTTGATATTATTCTGGAGTTGAGGTTATTTCAAGTACATCCTTCATATTTTGATTTGTAAAAATTGGTGCCAAGTTGATTCCATTTTGGTCTTATTGTCTGCCTCACTTTTCTAGCAACCACAGGACTTCTATATTGGGATCTTTTGATGATAACTAAGTCAAATTCCTCCTTTCATTGGCTGAATCCTCTACTCAACCAATTtgtgagcaaaaaaaaaaaagaattcttaAAACAACCCCAATTTCCTTCTGTTCtgtcgaaattttttttttgccgtcTCATTAACTCCCTACTCTATCCTGTTTCTGTCTGTGTATTCTGCCATATGGTGCCCATCTTGTATTTGAGAGCTTACAATAAATTAAATGCTTCAGTTatgatcctcatcttctttgTCCCTTGTTCACTGGAAACATCCGACATGAGCGGAAACAATTTTTAAGTTCCATGGCATCATGTAAAGAATGGGTGAGAGATTGGTTTTCCATTTTAACTGTGATTCTCAGTTTCACATCAGTTGGGTTCATGCATTTACAATCGCCAAGATGACACATGATGCTCCAAACAACAGGAGTtcagggaaagagaaagaaaattagaCTCATGTCTTGGACCTAAGTCTGTCTAGTTCTGTTCTCCAACGGTTCTATTGCTAAAAGTTGTTAAAAACTaacagaaaagatattgaatatGAATCTAAAGTTGTTTGAATATGAATATTTCCTCATACATTAATAAATGTGCTTGCATTGCTCATTTTGAATGTTCTCGTTGAATACATGCATTATGGAGGAACATTAATCTCATGGCAACGAAGGATAAACTAACCACGTAACCTCTTTCACGGGGTGTTGAAACTGTTTCTCCTATGCCCAAGAAAAATGGAATCCAATGATCACACGTTTCTGAAATGCCCCATTTCTTAAGTACTCTTGGAAGACATCAATCCTTAGCATTGACCTCAATATCTTTGGCTCTCTTCTTGACCTTGTGCTTACAGAATGTCCCGGAGATTAAGCAAGCCTATGTTCAGTGTTTAGTGGGTTTTATGAGTATAATGGTGAACCATATTTTTGCAGAAAGGAATTGATTCTGTTTTACATGCACTGGCGTTTAATCCTTTTTTGACATTTGtatgaaactaaataaaatgGTTAGGGAATCTAAAGTCTTATTGACCCTATTCATCATGGTGCCGGAAGATTTGGTCTCTATAAGGATCATGATAACACCCAGTTAAGCTTTACTATAGTCATCATCGGAGCCAGGAAATATGGATGGAGCTTTTTATTCTATTAGAGGAGATGGAAGCGTGTTATAGATCTTCAGGAATGGCAAGTTAAAGTTTTGCCTGCAGCATAAATGTGCAGACCACAGGGTAGAGAGGCACCACCCAAAGAATGGAGATTGGGCCTTTATCAGAAGCACCGAATCAAGCCCGAGCTACAACAgggtgggattttgatagagatGGATGTAAAGAAGATTGTTGAGTGGGTCAATTCTGATATGTTGGCCATGGTATTTATTTAAATCTTGTATGCTGTCAAATTCTGGTTTTCTAACTTTTAAGTCACTAGTCTGTCTATAGTCCGAGATGTGACAATAATTTAGCTCATTATCTTGTCCCTTCTGGTTTAGATTATGGAAATCAGTTACGTGCCTCATGAATGAGGCATAGTTGTTGAGGGGACGCCTAGGCTTCCAGGGGCTTTGTCTGGACTGGCGCCTTGCTTGTGTCGCCTAAATCTTAGCCCCCTCAACTGCCTTGGTTCACCTAGGTGCTGTAACAGCTATTGATTGAGTTTCCTCTGTGTCTGTTGAAGGCTTATCTGTTAGTCCTTGTACTTGGCTTAGTTAGCTTTGAGAAAGTTGTCCTTCCTCCCTTTAACCTCTTGTCGGATGTTGGCCTTGTATGAAGGAATATTGGCTATTTTTTCCCTTGCTATTAAGTGGCACACCAGCATATATGTACTGCACTTGCATTGTTGGAGTTTGAACTTGCTAATTCCTTGGTCTTCTGCACGTTGATAAATGATAACTGCTTAAGATGAAGACCCTTTGCCTTGCTTAAACTTATTATCAAATGTCAAGACACAATTAACTTTTTTCCAGGAAATGACTTCAGGGTGGGGATCTTGATTTTCTGGTATCCATAGCCTCATCAGACAAGCAACAAGCAATGGGATCCATTCAGGTTCTTTCAAGCCCTAAAGCACCTCGTCCTTGCTAACCAAGTGGCTCAAATTATCGGTATCGGTTCTTACAGTTGAGTTTGGTTTATTCACAAATACGTTCTTAACATATTCTGCAACAAAATAGTTCTTGTTATTTTCTTGCTTCTTGCAATTGTTAAGGAATTCCTTCAGAGCCTTGTtccttcttcactttcttcttcaacctttagGGTGATGCACACCAGATCATTAGCCATTAAAAGCGCCTAGCAGCAAGCACCAAAACACCAATGAAATCTATCCACAAACCACTTCTCTATGGCCAGGTGCTACCATCTCTCTGCTTGATCTATGTTTTGAATTGGGTCAACTTAGTTCCATTTGCTACTTAATGTTAGTATCAAACTGACAGTTTTAACTTTGGAAAATTCTAATTCTATTTAATTGAAACCATAAAGAATTGAGTTCCATTTCATCAAGATacgggtgggggtgggggtgggggtgggggtgggaatCCTTTAGGTCGACTTCCAATTCCCCCCTGTCGGGAATTTAGAAAAGAGAGAACTGAACCATCTAAATCATTTATTTCAAAACATCTCCccgggggggagggggggaggggggggggggggggaatccaTGACACCTAagttcctctctctcctctgcaTTCTCCGATTTGAAAGTCATAACCatgatttaaaatattttcgaTACGATACCTCctcatacatatcttaaattatTTAACCAATATGACAATAATCATTGATCTTTAACATATGTTAGCATATCTCCCAATATGAAATTctctgatatgtatcttaagTTTATTTTAATCTTGAcaaatactttaatccttggtcatgacctctgttagttaaaacgggaatggcaaaaaaacattgttcggtacgggcatgttttaaatggatcaaaacgtgaacgggacggtaaaaaatacggtcaaatacggtaaaaaggggaaaaaataaaaaacggacgatacgtgttttaaacgtttatatttaaataatacggtgtcaaaaaaagggcaatatatagacataaattggcataataattctctaaatacctagataacaatcaaaacaaatagccccgttttaaacgtttctattttaaaacgtttatattttttaaaatccatttttttactatcaaaaaaacAGGACGGcatttaaaacggcaaaaaaacttcaaataactccgttcccgttttttaccgaatttctgtgaaaaattcggcaaatggcgtttaaaacggcaaaaaaacgagACGCCattttaaacgtgttttaaacgcgaataaactaactagggtcATGACTGACTTAGCAAACCAATGATACTTACTGATACTTTTATCCTTGGTCATGACTAGCTCGGCAAACCAACAAACCAACAGTGTTTAAATTGGTAGGAAAATGATGTTTTTCATGAGATTTGAGTATGGAGTAACTCTGCCTTTTTGAACAATCTTAACTTTTGATCTATCCTGTACCTCTTGGCAAGTATAGCCCCCTTGTTCTTAGAAGTTTGGAAAACATTGGCGGCACTTGACTTTTTGTTTGAAACCTTCTGCGAAGATTGTCCTTTTGTCAGCCAACATGCAAAGGAAATTATCAGAGCTAAAGAACGGCTGTGTACAACTCAATGGGACGGATGTAAATTTCTCTCTAATTATCAATCTCCTTTATCTTTCTTTCAtaacaataattaaaaaaaaaaaaaaaaaaatcatcatgtAAGGTGATCTGATGCAATGATTACCTCATTGATCCTGTAGATTAAGGTTCTTCACCCTGGGTGAAAGGAAACTCAGGGAAACTCGATCCTCTTTGTATCTTTTTGTTTTGTAATGTGACGATAAAATGTTGGCTACTAATACACATGAATCACCCAAGACTTCAGCTTTGGAAAATCTGCTGTAGCAGGAAAATTCCACCGACTCATAAGGCCAATGCCATCTGCGAATGATTTGCGGTACAATATAAAGAGTCCAAGGGATCCTACATGtgttctaaaatttgacattcCTAAGAATGAAAAAGATTCCCCCTCCCTCACCCCACCCTGTGGCCTGAGAATGTCAAAAGATTGTTTCAACCGCTTGACCACCAGATTGCAATTAACACTTTACCATTGGACCAAGCACGTCTGTTTTAATCACCCAAGAGCAGTTTTATCAATCACGCATGTGAGAAGAAGACAACTTGGAATGGATCCAACTAGAAAACCAACCAGCCAATAAAGGGTATTCTGTTTGAGCAAAAACTAATTCCAAGTAAAAGAAACAAAGCGTGGATATAATGCAAAGTAGAGAAGCAGGAGCAACTTACAGAAACAAAGATCAAAAACGCAAATTCCATTAACCAGTTAATGAATCCAGATACTCCGAAACAACTTATTGAAAGAAGGAACCACTTAATACATGTCTATACTTGGTACTAAAAGCTATAGCCTACTAAGTTTTAAACTGCAAAACAGAGCCTCCCTTCACAACACGAAGGTCATAACAGGAGGAAAGGAATTGCGTACAACGATCCATCTTTGTGTCCATGCGCACTGCTGCAATCTACTTGGATCTCTGCCTCATCTTTCGGCGCTTTCTCTTGAGTCTCCTCATGCGCTTCTTCTTCCACTGCAACCAGAATATTAGTGAAGATATTAAAGCAAGTTTTTAAAAAGCTTCAGTATACaatttaaatccaaaaatataCAATGAGATGGATACCATAACTTTAACCTAACATAAAAAACAAGGGTCCCTAACCTATGGATGATCACAATAACCAAAAGTGTTAACATAAGCACAGCATGTTTTGTTGCTTGAGGTTTCAAAACCCCCATCATCAagtaccaaaaacaaaaaaataacaaaaaaatccatgatGCAAGAATTCAAGGAGCTACTAATGTTCCTCTAATACCAAAAACACTACCTACAAGAACATGCAATTGCCAATAAATTAACCAGTAACCCAAAATAACCAAATTTCAGGTGAGAGCTGGGCAACAGAACAAAAGATCCCAAAAAACTAAACAAGAGAATTAATGG
This window encodes:
- the LOC122081477 gene encoding pentatricopeptide repeat-containing protein At1g79080, chloroplastic-like, with amino-acid sequence MAALLHPMSPLINPSSSNTRKACCFFSQVPNLQIHSLNKGFSRVLASGHINISPMETLFSLPNWRNGRNDPRTKELKLNDAFSYLEFMVGKGEKPDLFQSTQLLHDLCKANKLRKAMRVMEIIVTSGNTPDPESYCYLVNQLCKRGNVGYAMQLVEKMEEHGCSPNTFTYNSLVRGLCIQGNLQQSLQLLDKLMHKGLVPNVFTYSFLLEAAYRERGVDEAMRLLDEIIAKGGKPNLVSYNVLLTGLCKEGRTEEAIKFFRGLPLKGFRPNVVSYNILLRNLCFDRTWEEANELLAEMDGGDRTPSVVTYNIFISSLAEQGQTDRALEVLKEMMRCGFKPNCASYNPIIAQFCKEGRIDLVIKCLDQMMYRHCNPNDGSYNALAVLCREGKVQEAFSIIQSLGNKTNSSMHDFYRNVISSLCRKGNTTAAFQLLYEMTKNGFTPDFYTNSSLIRGLCMEGMLAEAIEIFAVMEENDFRPAIDNYNALILGLCKARRTDLSLGVFEMMIEKGDMPNETTYTIVVEGIAHEEEMKLAAEVLRELYHRRVLSLNTVERLVMQYDLELSTL